One Streptomyces mobaraensis NBRC 13819 = DSM 40847 DNA segment encodes these proteins:
- the recN gene encoding DNA repair protein RecN, producing MVVSVLEEMRIRSLGVIDDAVVELSPGFTAVTGETGAGKTMVVTSLGLLLGGRADPALVRVGAKAAVVEGRIAVDRASPAAVRAEEAGAELDDGTLLVSRTLSAEGRSRAHVGGRGVPVGLLGELADDLVAVHGQTDQQGLLRPARQRAALDRYAGDAVAAPLAKYTDAYRRLRAVAAELDELTTRARERAQEADLLRFGLDEIAAVAPVAGEDAELAAEAERLGHAESLASAATAAHAALAGDPEDPEGVDAASLVAGAHRALEAVRSHDPALAALADRAGELGILLRDVAGELAGYASDLDADPRRLAAVEERRAALAHLTRKYGEDAAAVLAWAERSAARLGELEGDDDRITELTAERDALRDELGALARQLTDARTEAAERFAEAVTEELAQLAMPHARVSFAVRQNEVADPASGIEVGGRAVAYGPHGADDVELLLAPHPGAHPRPIAKGASGGELSRVMLAVEVVFAGSDPVPTYLFDEVDAGIGGRAAVEVGRRLARLARTAQVVVVTHLPQVAAFADRHLVVEKTHDGSVTRSGVQAMEGEDRIRELSRMLAGQEDSRLARAHAEELLEAARAGR from the coding sequence ATGGTCGTATCCGTGTTGGAGGAGATGCGGATCCGGTCCTTGGGCGTCATTGACGACGCGGTGGTCGAGCTGTCACCAGGTTTCACGGCGGTGACCGGTGAGACCGGTGCCGGCAAGACCATGGTCGTGACCAGCCTCGGGCTGCTGCTCGGCGGCCGGGCCGACCCGGCGCTGGTGCGGGTCGGGGCCAAGGCGGCGGTGGTCGAGGGGCGGATCGCCGTCGACCGGGCGTCGCCCGCCGCCGTGCGGGCCGAGGAGGCGGGCGCCGAGCTCGACGACGGGACGCTGCTCGTCAGCCGGACGCTGTCCGCCGAGGGGCGCTCCCGGGCCCACGTCGGCGGGCGCGGCGTGCCCGTCGGACTGCTCGGCGAGCTCGCCGACGACCTCGTCGCCGTGCACGGCCAGACCGACCAGCAGGGGCTGCTCCGCCCGGCCCGGCAGCGCGCCGCGCTCGACCGGTACGCGGGGGACGCGGTGGCCGCGCCGCTCGCCAAGTACACCGACGCCTACCGGCGGCTGCGCGCCGTCGCCGCCGAGCTCGACGAGCTGACCACCCGGGCCCGCGAGCGCGCCCAGGAGGCGGACCTGCTGCGCTTCGGGCTCGACGAGATCGCCGCCGTCGCGCCGGTGGCCGGCGAGGACGCCGAACTCGCCGCCGAGGCCGAGCGGCTGGGCCACGCCGAGTCCCTCGCCTCCGCCGCCACCGCCGCGCACGCCGCGCTGGCCGGGGACCCCGAGGACCCGGAGGGCGTGGACGCCGCCTCGCTCGTCGCCGGCGCCCACCGGGCGCTGGAGGCCGTCCGCTCCCACGATCCGGCGCTGGCCGCCCTCGCCGACCGGGCGGGTGAGCTCGGCATCCTGCTGCGCGACGTGGCCGGGGAGCTCGCCGGCTACGCCTCCGACCTCGACGCCGACCCGCGGCGGCTGGCCGCCGTCGAGGAGCGGCGGGCCGCCCTCGCCCACCTGACGCGCAAGTACGGCGAGGACGCCGCTGCCGTCCTCGCCTGGGCCGAGCGGAGCGCCGCGCGCCTGGGCGAGCTGGAGGGCGACGACGACCGCATCACGGAACTCACCGCCGAACGCGACGCCCTGCGCGACGAACTGGGCGCCCTGGCCCGGCAGCTGACCGACGCGCGCACCGAGGCGGCGGAACGATTCGCGGAGGCCGTGACGGAGGAGCTGGCGCAACTCGCGATGCCGCACGCGCGCGTCTCGTTCGCCGTCCGGCAGAACGAGGTCGCCGACCCGGCGTCCGGCATCGAGGTCGGCGGACGCGCCGTCGCCTACGGCCCGCACGGCGCCGACGACGTCGAGCTGCTGCTCGCCCCGCACCCCGGCGCCCATCCGCGGCCCATCGCCAAGGGGGCCTCGGGCGGTGAGCTGTCCCGGGTGATGCTCGCGGTGGAGGTGGTGTTCGCGGGCTCCGACCCGGTGCCCACCTACCTCTTCGACGAGGTCGACGCGGGCATCGGCGGCCGGGCCGCCGTCGAGGTCGGCCGCCGGCTGGCCCGGCTCGCGCGGACCGCGCAGGTCGTCGTCGTCACCCACCTCCCGCAGGTGGCCGCGTTCGCCGACCGGCACCTGGTGGTCGAGAAGACCCACGACGGGTCCGTGACCCGCAGCGGTGTGCAGGCCATGGAGGGCGAGGACCGGATCCGCGAACTCTCCCGGATGCTCGCCGGGCAGGAGGACTCGCGGCTCGCTCGCGCGCACGCCGAGGAGTTGCTGGAGGCGGCGCGGGCCGGACGGTGA
- a CDS encoding S41 family peptidase — translation MTEHRRGRRRRPSVTALLLGTTVVLATGVYGSGTVAGASPAGSRPPTAPTRVPDGVWRTDGYGMLVSVEGGGRRLRTYDTTAVSCLPGLLEAKGNGSGRFTDARDEGLTIAPTGPGRARLSYDGSVGHVTLRRAGALPADCTAGPKPGEGGRPDPRRVFDVFWRTYAENYPFFKAHGVDWTAVGDRFRPRVTAHTTDDELFEVFRRMIEPLHDGHTYLAAGKDKRFGGHRADTTMPTPESMARMDKAVAEAVGVPLRTWAQGALSYADLPDGTGYLRITRFTRFAAKGGPKADEAELDRALDHVLARSPRGLILDVRFNGGGSDRLGIRIAERLTDRPYTAYLKHARNDPDDPRKFTPAVPVKVTPSGSPRYTGPVAVLTGRLTISAGETFTQALMGRSPAPARIGENTQGAFSDILERRLPNGWTFGLPNEEFMRPGDRRTYDVTGIPPVVRTPVFTEEEFAAHRDSALKQARQLLAHPSPSGT, via the coding sequence ATGACCGAACACCGCCGCGGCCGGCGCCGCCGCCCCTCCGTCACCGCCCTCCTCCTCGGCACGACCGTCGTCCTCGCCACCGGGGTGTACGGCAGCGGGACGGTGGCCGGCGCGTCCCCCGCCGGCAGCCGGCCGCCGACCGCGCCGACCCGTGTGCCGGACGGCGTGTGGCGGACGGACGGCTACGGCATGCTGGTCTCCGTCGAGGGCGGGGGCCGCCGCCTGCGGACCTACGACACCACGGCGGTGAGCTGCCTGCCCGGCCTGCTGGAGGCGAAGGGGAACGGATCCGGTCGCTTCACCGACGCCCGGGACGAGGGCCTGACGATCGCCCCCACCGGCCCCGGCCGGGCGCGGCTGAGCTACGACGGGAGCGTCGGCCACGTCACCCTGCGCCGCGCCGGAGCGCTGCCCGCCGACTGCACGGCCGGCCCGAAGCCGGGCGAGGGCGGGCGGCCCGACCCGCGCCGCGTCTTCGACGTCTTCTGGCGGACGTACGCCGAGAACTACCCGTTCTTCAAGGCCCACGGGGTCGACTGGACGGCGGTGGGCGACCGCTTCCGGCCCCGGGTCACGGCGCACACCACCGACGACGAGCTGTTCGAAGTCTTCCGGCGGATGATCGAGCCGCTGCACGACGGGCACACCTACCTCGCCGCGGGCAAGGACAAGCGCTTCGGCGGCCACCGGGCGGACACGACGATGCCGACGCCGGAGTCCATGGCCCGGATGGACAAGGCCGTCGCCGAGGCCGTCGGCGTGCCGCTGCGCACCTGGGCGCAGGGCGCCCTCTCGTACGCCGACCTCCCCGACGGCACGGGGTATCTGCGGATCACCCGCTTCACCCGGTTCGCCGCGAAGGGCGGCCCGAAAGCGGACGAGGCCGAGCTGGACCGGGCCCTGGACCACGTCCTCGCCCGCTCCCCGCGCGGTCTGATCCTCGACGTCCGCTTCAACGGGGGCGGCTCGGACCGCCTCGGTATCCGCATCGCGGAGCGCCTCACCGACCGCCCGTACACGGCCTACCTGAAGCACGCCCGGAACGACCCGGATGATCCCCGGAAGTTCACCCCGGCCGTCCCCGTGAAGGTCACCCCCTCCGGCTCCCCCCGCTACACCGGCCCCGTGGCCGTCCTCACCGGCCGCCTCACCATCAGCGCGGGCGAGACCTTCACCCAGGCCCTGATGGGCCGGTCGCCCGCCCCCGCCCGCATCGGCGAGAACACCCAGGGCGCCTTCTCGGACATCCTGGAGCGCAGGCTCCCGAACGGCTGGACGTTCGGGCTCCCCAACGAGGAGTTCATGCGTCCGGGTGACCGGCGGACCTACGACGTGACGGGCATCCCGCCGGTGGTCCGGACGCCGGTCTTCACGGAGGAGGAGTTCGCGGCACACCGGGACTCGGCACTGAAGCAGGCGCGGCAGCTGCTGGCCCACCCCAGCCCGTCCGGCACTTGA
- a CDS encoding NAD kinase, whose product MTTTEATSETSRSDGRTVFLLAHTGRPAAVRSAELVVQGLLRCGIGVRVLAEEAADLPLPPSVERVETGPERPDVLDGCELIVVLGGDGTLLRGAEFARSSGVPMLGVNLGRVGFLAEAERDDLDKVVDRVVTREYEVEERMTLDVLVRTDGHVVHTDWALNEASVEKAARERLLEVVTEVDGRPVSRFGGDGVVCATPTGSTAYAFSAGGPVVWPEVEALLMVPISAHALFAKPLVTAPDSVLAVEVQPQTPHGVLWCDGRRSVELPAGARVEVRRGAVPVRLARLHHASFTDRLVAKFALPVAGWRGAPH is encoded by the coding sequence GTGACCACTACAGAAGCGACATCGGAGACATCGCGGAGCGACGGCCGGACGGTCTTCCTGCTCGCGCACACCGGGCGGCCGGCGGCCGTCCGCAGTGCCGAACTCGTCGTCCAGGGGCTGCTGCGGTGCGGCATCGGGGTGCGGGTGCTCGCCGAGGAGGCCGCCGACCTGCCGCTGCCCCCGTCCGTCGAACGCGTCGAGACCGGGCCCGAGCGGCCGGACGTGCTGGACGGGTGCGAGCTGATCGTCGTGCTCGGCGGGGACGGCACACTGCTGCGCGGCGCCGAGTTCGCGCGCAGCTCCGGGGTGCCCATGCTGGGCGTCAACCTCGGCCGGGTCGGCTTCCTCGCCGAGGCCGAGCGGGACGACCTCGACAAGGTCGTGGACCGGGTCGTGACGCGGGAGTACGAGGTCGAGGAGCGGATGACCCTCGACGTGCTCGTCCGGACGGACGGGCACGTCGTGCACACCGACTGGGCGCTCAACGAGGCGTCCGTGGAGAAGGCGGCGCGGGAGCGGCTGCTCGAAGTCGTCACCGAGGTGGACGGGCGGCCCGTCTCGCGGTTCGGAGGGGACGGGGTGGTGTGCGCCACGCCCACCGGGTCCACCGCTTACGCCTTCTCCGCCGGCGGGCCGGTCGTCTGGCCTGAGGTGGAGGCGTTGCTGATGGTGCCGATCAGCGCGCATGCGCTGTTCGCCAAGCCGCTGGTGACCGCGCCGGACTCGGTGCTGGCCGTGGAGGTGCAGCCGCAGACGCCCCATGGGGTGCTGTGGTGTGACGGGCGGCGGAGCGTGGAGCTGCCGGCGGGGGCCCGGGTGGAGGTGCGGCGGGGGGCTGTGCCCGTCCGCTTGGCGCGGTTGCATCACGCCTCGTTCACCGACCGGTTGGTCGCGAAGTTCGCGCTGCCGGTGGCGGGGTGGCGGGGGGCTCCGCACTAG
- a CDS encoding TlyA family RNA methyltransferase, with amino-acid sequence MTRRRLDAELVRRKLARSREHASQLIAAGRVTVGGATATKPATQVETAAAIVVTQDDSDPDYVSRGGHKLAGALAAFVPLGLKVEGRRALDAGASTGGFTDVLLRAGAAHVVAVDVGYGQLAWSLQSDERVTVKDRTNVRELTPEHLDGELVDLVVGDLSFIPLGLVLPALVSCTAPGADLVMMVKPQFEVGKERLGSGGVVRSPELRAEAVREVARRAAELGLGVLGVTASPLPGPSGNVEYFLWLRAGAPELDPADVDRAVAEGPR; translated from the coding sequence GTGACCCGCCGCCGCCTCGACGCCGAGCTGGTGCGCCGCAAGCTGGCCCGTTCCCGCGAGCACGCGAGCCAGCTGATCGCCGCGGGCCGGGTGACCGTCGGCGGCGCGACGGCGACCAAACCCGCCACCCAGGTGGAGACCGCCGCCGCGATCGTCGTCACCCAGGACGACAGCGACCCCGACTACGTCTCGCGCGGCGGGCACAAGCTCGCGGGCGCGCTCGCCGCGTTCGTCCCGCTCGGGCTGAAGGTCGAGGGGCGGCGCGCGCTCGACGCCGGGGCCTCGACCGGCGGTTTCACCGACGTCCTGCTGCGCGCGGGCGCCGCACACGTCGTCGCCGTCGACGTCGGGTACGGGCAGCTCGCCTGGTCGCTGCAGAGCGACGAGCGGGTCACGGTGAAGGACCGGACCAATGTGCGGGAGCTGACGCCCGAGCACCTCGACGGCGAGCTCGTCGACCTCGTCGTCGGGGACCTGTCGTTCATCCCGCTCGGCCTGGTGCTGCCCGCCCTGGTGAGCTGCACCGCGCCCGGCGCCGACCTGGTGATGATGGTCAAGCCGCAGTTCGAGGTCGGCAAGGAGCGGCTCGGCAGCGGCGGGGTCGTCCGCAGCCCCGAGCTGCGCGCCGAGGCGGTGCGCGAAGTCGCCCGCCGCGCCGCCGAACTGGGACTCGGCGTCCTCGGCGTCACCGCCAGCCCGCTGCCCGGGCCGTCCGGCAACGTCGAGTACTTTCTGTGGCTGCGCGCCGGTGCGCCCGAACTGGACCCGGCGGACGTTGACCGTGCAGTGGCGGAGGGGCCTCGGTGA